The following proteins are co-located in the Blastopirellula marina genome:
- a CDS encoding DUF2809 domain-containing protein produces MKRIVYLALALIVVTFGLASRRFRSELPTFVGDYSGDVLWALMMYLLVSAVLPRMRIINRGFIALGLAYLVEISQLYHAPWIDAVRQTRLGGLVLGFTFVWSDFACYTVGVLLGTAIESGSHFLGESRKPPEESQ; encoded by the coding sequence ATGAAACGGATTGTCTACCTCGCCTTGGCATTGATTGTGGTCACATTTGGATTGGCTTCGCGCCGGTTTCGCAGTGAGTTGCCAACCTTCGTCGGCGATTACAGCGGTGACGTCCTGTGGGCATTGATGATGTATTTGCTGGTCAGTGCAGTGTTACCGCGCATGCGAATCATCAACCGAGGATTTATAGCGCTAGGATTGGCCTATCTGGTCGAGATCAGCCAGTTGTACCACGCCCCTTGGATTGACGCGGTACGTCAGACAAGACTCGGTGGCTTGGTCTTGGGTTTCACGTTCGTTTGGTCCGACTTTGCTTGCTACACGGTCGGTGTCCTCCTTGGTACCGCGATTGAATCTGGCTCTCACTTTCTCGGCGAATCACGGAAACCACCGGAAGAATCGCAATAA
- a CDS encoding BBP7 family outer membrane beta-barrel protein — MNVTFCWTTLVVVVLSSISSLAHAQTYPFNSVQNPATNQRRNSDYFAPAAKASWASYKYDQPDQSSPSGLAQGPPYSTPAGPMGSLPSSDAYSLTDISCGSATCGPVLCAPCDSRCGWFASAGGLVMTRDDENFLPFSYATGNEAVQLVTNRDADFSAAGGVEARLGRYFCCGQSSLEFVFWAVIPGSQSYQLLGSDVVGDLNGIYNWDQLDYNGGTADAFVNNAMVHRIQRDFEFQNYEINWNTYLLPPGCGALQVQTIAGFRVFRFGETIDFGADTADTVFTGAADEIHYNINVDNRLYGFQLGTRNEYRFSQRWSFTARILAGIFANDVYHQSRIGGAAGDAVVNNGPNNGQAFNVSGSGTNLSLLGELDFGLMFRPTYNWQISGGYRAMGVSGLALASNQLYHDLRGVNDVQDIEVNGDLILHGGYFQLSYNY, encoded by the coding sequence ATGAACGTTACATTTTGCTGGACCACACTAGTCGTCGTGGTCCTCAGTTCGATCAGCAGTCTGGCCCACGCTCAGACTTATCCTTTCAACTCGGTTCAAAATCCCGCTACGAATCAGCGTCGTAACTCAGACTATTTTGCTCCGGCGGCCAAAGCTTCCTGGGCATCGTACAAGTACGACCAACCAGACCAATCTTCACCATCTGGCCTGGCTCAAGGACCTCCTTATTCTACGCCTGCCGGACCTATGGGATCTCTTCCTTCGTCCGATGCTTACAGCTTGACGGACATCAGTTGCGGCTCGGCTACTTGCGGCCCCGTACTTTGCGCCCCATGTGATTCGCGTTGCGGATGGTTCGCATCGGCAGGCGGCTTGGTGATGACTCGGGACGACGAAAACTTCCTACCGTTTAGCTATGCCACCGGTAACGAAGCCGTTCAACTGGTGACAAACCGAGACGCAGACTTTTCAGCGGCAGGTGGCGTCGAGGCACGTTTAGGTCGCTACTTTTGTTGTGGACAGTCCTCGTTGGAGTTTGTTTTCTGGGCCGTGATTCCGGGATCTCAAAGCTATCAACTGCTGGGCTCTGATGTCGTTGGTGATCTCAACGGCATCTATAACTGGGATCAATTGGATTACAACGGTGGCACTGCTGATGCGTTCGTGAACAACGCGATGGTCCATCGGATCCAACGTGACTTCGAGTTTCAGAATTACGAGATCAACTGGAACACATACTTGCTTCCGCCAGGTTGCGGAGCCTTACAGGTGCAAACAATCGCCGGCTTTCGTGTCTTCCGTTTCGGTGAAACGATCGACTTCGGAGCCGATACGGCCGACACCGTATTCACCGGTGCTGCGGACGAAATCCATTACAACATCAACGTCGACAACCGCTTGTACGGCTTTCAACTGGGAACGCGCAACGAGTACCGCTTCTCGCAACGCTGGTCGTTTACGGCTCGGATTCTAGCAGGTATTTTTGCCAACGACGTTTATCACCAATCGCGAATTGGTGGCGCTGCTGGCGACGCAGTGGTGAACAATGGCCCGAACAACGGGCAAGCGTTCAATGTTTCTGGTAGCGGCACGAATCTTTCGCTTTTAGGAGAACTCGATTTCGGCTTGATGTTCCGTCCGACTTACAACTGGCAGATTAGTGGCGGTTACCGAGCGATGGGAGTCAGCGGATTAGCCCTGGCCTCGAATCAGCTATACCACGATCTACGTGGCGTTAATGACGTGCAAGACATTGAAGTCAACGGCGACTTGATCCTGCACGGTGGTTATTTCCAGCTATCGTATAACTACTAA